The DNA window attttaagttcccccacgataccacgagattgagtcaaaggaactcaattttaggtagtttttcgtttccgtgtattAGAGCGGGTGGTATAAATACAAGCATCTTTGCAGCGAATGACTTCTTGTTTACAAGTATATTCATGTTGTTGGTGAATTTTCTGCCGAGAAAAAAGAACTGTAAACTAGTAGTTCGTCCTGTTTGATCCAGAAAGAAAACAACTGCGTCTAATTTCGAAAGCAATGACCGTGACCGTTTCTCTATCGGACGAGAAGCCACCATTCGGTGGTACTATTCCGGTGCCGGAACCACACCCGAATCTAGTTCGTTGCAGCGGAATAAACAATGGTAATCTCAAATCAAAATTCGTAATACTGCAACTTGTACAAATTGTAAGTAACTTCAAATTAATACTAGTTAAAATCAACAATATAAAGCTTAATCCTCCCCGCAGGTTCTCGGCATCTTGGCACTGGTTCTGGTTCGTTCGCCTTTTCACGAGAACCCCATGTTTGCATGTGGTTTCATGTTTTTCGCCTTCAACACTTCACTACTAAGTGCGGCAATTCTCTGGGATGGATTGAATGAGGGGAAACTGCGCCAACGGTTTGGACTGGTGCCGGAAGTTTGGAACACTGGGGTACTGTACTACACTGGCATCGTAGGATTGCTGTACTACGTCGGTTCCTACGGAATGTGTGCTATGTTCATCGGAAGTTACTACCCGGTGATGTATCTGTTGTCCGGCGTGTTTGGAATGTTGGCGTGCTACTCGTACGCCTACCACTGGTGGTTGCAGTACAAGGGACGGTTGATGGCGGCTAGAGCGCAGGATGCAACTACAAATCACCTGTCATCGGGGAAGCAGGACCAAGCGATTCCGGGAACTGATTTTGTACAATTCTGACGTTAGTGTCGTTTTTATGTTTTACCTTCTCTCGGCGAAACTACAAAACTTTTCTAACTCTCTTGTACAGATTGAAAAGTAATGGTTTTGGCTGACATTATTCAGATTTAAGGGTTAAAACGATCGAGTTATTaccggaagagaaagtaaacaataagAATCTCATTGTAACATATGTTCGCACTGCGAAGTTAAAACGCGTTTTAATAATCGCACAatcgttcaggagaaccaactatggtcgcCAGACCGCTGTTGCCGGACTTCAGCGTATTTATAACAGTGTAGCAACAGCTTTTAACTTCAATCTGACGAGGAATTCTATTAAAGCTAAAAAAATTCTAccctaaaatgtaattagtttaagcaattACCATTGGgaccaaggggtctgttggtgaagatacaacaaataaacaacattTTTTGATTTTAGTACGTACGCACGTCAGTACTCCGTATTACAAAGCATTGCTTTTTCGAGCGAAAGTGATTTGCATTCTGAAATACCAATctgttaatacggaatgctctggTGATTTTACGAGGACACAGACGTCGAGTCCCGAATTAAAAGACGATTATTTAAGTCGAGAAGAAACTCCAGTGATTATCTTTTCATCGGCATCGATAGTGCCCAGAGTTTGGCCAACAACGGGTACCAGTTCGATTTATTCTCAGGAACTTTCTCTGTTTTAAATGTTATAATAAAAACCTGATTTTAGTagctgaaaaaaaataatttcgtgcTTCTAAAACCAGCTTCCATCCGTcttttaaatttaacatttaaaGCGTAAACATGGCGGAATTAACACGACGGTTGTACCCTCCGAAATAGCAAACGAAATCGGGAAACACTTCGCCTTGATCTCGGAGGATTCCTCCCTCCTTCCTCAAAACGAAGAGGGCCACAGAAATCACCCATACAACATTCACGCCATGTGCGAGCCAGAATTACAACAAACCTTTCTCCGGTGTGGAACTCGCCACTGCACTAAGTACAGCAAAGGGTAATGCTGCCGGACTCGACGACGTAGTTTATCTCCTGTTAAGACATCTACCTCCGGTTGCTAAGCGTGCGCTTCTAGACGGATTCGACAGGATTTAGGGAGGCGAGCCTCTACCAGACAACTGGAGAGCCGTGATCATCAATGCGAGGAAACCAGAAGCCCGAATGACTTCCGAGCCATCAGTCCCCTCCCCTACGTTGGGGAAAAACGATGAAAAGAATGGTGAACAGACGTCTGTTAACCTTCCTCCGAGGAACAGGATCTTCTTGATCGTCGTCAGCTCGCATTCCGAAAGGAACTCGGCACAGGTATGATGCCTCGAAGAAATTTTAAGTGGCACCATAGCCAACGACATGCTTACGAATATCGCCATCATAGATCTCGCCAAGGCCTACAACACAGTATGGCGTGAAGGAGTGCTCCGCCAGCTGCATCAATGGGGCATCCCCGGAAACCTTGGCTGCTTTATCAAGCAGTACCTCAATGATCGAAGATTCAAGGTAGGTATTGAAGGAAACCAATCAGATTTTAGGAGCTAAACGGCACCAGCAGTCACACAATTCTTAGTCAGCATGAACTCTCTCTTCGTCACGTTCCCGAAAGGAATATTCGTGATTATTTATGCCGACGACGTCATTCTTCTAGCGATCGGGAAAAAGACCGACAACACTAGACTGAAATTGCATGCAGCTGTAAAAGCCGTTGGACCAACTCGGCCGGTTTCAGCATCTCAGCCCCAAAGTGCGCTATTTCGCACTGTTGCAATTTCCACCACGTAGCCACCGGTCGGCCGGTCAAACTCGCTGGATGAGTAGTACCATTCGTAAAGTTGCGTGATCGTCGACCGGAAGATGACTTTCTTTCCGCACTTTCGACAGGTGAAAAAGGACTGTGAAAGCAGAAAACGACTTGTCCGAATCACCAGTTCGGAAAACCCGAGGAGAAATAGGCGAACCGCACTCAACATCAGCCAGGTCCTCATCCACAGTCATCTGTACTACGGCCTTGAGATAAACAATCGTAATTGGAAGGGCCTAGTCGATATCCTCGCATTGCTGTATCACGGATCAATAAGATCGACCTTAAACCTGCAGCCCAACACCCTCGCCAAAGCTGCCTGCGTTGAAACCGGCGATCTTCCCTGTCAGTGGTCATACATCACCATCTGCTACAGACAGCTATGGACATACACATCACGCTTGCCGATGCACCTCTTCCCACAATCGCACAATTACAGACAAGTCAACAACCGCGGCTGGTACGATCGTGGCCCTAACATAGACTTCAGTGTGGCTGTATCCACTATAGCCGGCGATCCTCACCGTGCAATCAGATCCAAATTCCCCCAGATGgtcgagcttgagcttgtgcaaccacccctggctgctactgcgttatcgatctggactagctgaagtttcccaaggaatcagtagataattatgcttgggagtagcgaaacatctttcattgtgcaactcctggtaatcctaaagtgtttattgaccaataccggcgccggccaggcccgaacgtagatcgcggaaggaaatgttagtccgatacttgcttttgctagaggccgtatatactactgcgcactccacaagtatcacgggaggatgatatttgttagtaagtatagaagttggattctacttcttctataccgacgccagagagctgactccactatctggacgatatatcgatccatcaactcatggaccggggaccaacggctttactgcccttccgaaggaagacgtgaccacagacctcggcgggaattgaacccaagccaactggaatgagtggcggtcacgcttaccactcaaccaccggcgccgtcccaAATTCCTCCAGATGGTCGAATATCAAAACTCAAACCATCTGCACATCTTCGCCGACGGCTCGATTGAGGCGGGCTTCGCCCATCGCCTACCCTCCGTGCTCTACGCAGAAGCCGCCGCCATCGTCATTGCCGTTACCTGAAGACACCCTTTCCTATTCCCTCTCGGTAATCAAGGCGCTGGAATCAGGGGAGTCCAAGCCGTAGAGCAATCCTGTGACCCGTTAACTACCATATCGGGGGGCTCTCGGGCAAAGCGAAATCCGCGGTACCGAGGATGATGACCGCTTGGCCGCGCTCGGTTGCCACTCTTGCGGCCTATTTTCTAGTGAGGTCCCGTCATCCGACATCAGGGAATTCAAGGCGAACTTCATCACTCACTGGAGTAGGCTACCCTCAGAAGGTAAGGGGAGACCTGGAAAGGTGGGCATACAGCGAAAACCAAATAGACCAAAGAGAGCTTCTCCGCCTCCGCGTGAATCGTATGAGGATCACCCATGCTCACACCAACACGCGTGTCGATCCTCCAGTAAGCACAACTTGCAATACAAGACTCACGATGGAGCACTCATAAACCACTGGGAGCTCGAAAACCTGCGACGACACCACAACTTGCCCTCCTCAATTCGGGAAACACTAGGAAACGACCCAGTGCACGAAGACGCACTACATCTTTTCTTGAAAGAGGTCAATATTCTAGAATCTATCTAAGGCAGACCGCGAACGGGCTGACCTGACACTATCCATCTACCACCACTGCTCAGCGGGCGTTCCGCCACACCAAGGCCGGGTGCTGGGGTGATTCACCCCCGTCCCGTCAACCCAACTAGTCACCATCGCCCAGCGGGCACCCCACCGTATCCgaaccgggtgctggggaggttctttCGTGACCCCTCCACAAACCGCAAATCCCTAAGTCACTCACCACCATCGTTCAGCGGGCTCAccgtgtaacccgtcagggtaacaatttagcactgggtggaaatatactctttttgcgtatacactccgtagagtgtattgtttacgtattgttatgctcaccgctgttcgataccgttcacatttagtttgtaaatcttttgtatagtttcgcgtttgtgaacggttctGTGCGTacagataggtgtagaaaattttgttttatgtttgtgtatTAATAACAAAAGGCTTAGGtaggctaccgctctcctcttgcgaaAAATCGTGTGCACTTGTTATGCTGCTCATCGTTGACAGCTATGCGACAGGGCGGTTGGCGGTTTGTTatggtcgagtgcggaaggcggccatcgtgaaaaaAGCAGATAATGACGGACCACAGCCACGAACAGACGTTCgaaaaacttatttattttttcgggacagtttcctgCCACCGTAATAGAAGTGCAGTGCGCACGTGCGACGGCAAATTAAATCCGTCAGTGTATCGGTTTGTGGTCCGGGCATTCGGAAAAGTCCTGGTGTACGGTCGCCGAAACAGGAAGCTAACCACcaaggagccactcgcttcctCGGCTAAACAAAAAGGACCCAGGTAACACCAGTGCCTTtgtcactgtggaggatcagccgaacgagcctacCAGGAAAAAGGAGGAGATCCACAGTTAATCGTAAAGAgcaacgaagcagggcggacaaaggttccccctgaggTAGGTTACTGCGGAACCTATctgggccattcacggggagtgaTTGGACCCGGCGATTATTCACCCCGTCGCTTGGGAgattccaacaaaagagccttaCTCACCTCCCTCGCTAATTGAAAAGAACCGCTGCGATAGCAGTCAACGATGCCagcaggagaactcggccgtcggAGTCCCGACCGGTAGGATAAACCCCCGCCTTCCGCCATCGTCAAAAGTAGTTGATTAGTTTCACCGGCAGAGTGCAGCATAGAGGAGAGGAGAATAAAAGTcgataaatttagtttatttgtttttttttctctttaaaaatccgaaattccgaaAATGAAAATAGGTACTGACGTGGAGCTTGAGCTGTGCACGTcaaacctattttcaattttcaaacaaCCGTCAAGCAGTGTAGTAGTGGCCCAATGTAGatcgatatatatatatttttttaaatgcaaattcgCATTAGTTTCGCGCATCCAGAAGCACATTTTCCATGCATCCAGACACAATCACCAGACACCGTACTGTCGGACAGCGACATTTTGACGATAAACAATAGACTTTAGTAAGTTCACACTGTAAATCCAATCCGTCCtcatgttgtcttcatgtttttatgtatttatgttaaTGTTCCTCTCCAATAAAATTGtagtttcccttgaaaaaggtcaCCACCAAAGGCGGAAACGTCGGGTAGTAAGAAACCCTTGTTTTGATGATCTAGACTGAGACAGCCGACTTCGTTCTTCCAGCACCATATACCAGTCGTAATCTACATAACCTTAAATGTAGAGCTAATTTTTTGTagagttttgacgtcttacacgcatcgcaaaatatattgcacgcaacgcaaaatacataaTGAAATTATGCCCCTAGGGCATAACTCGGGAATGAaccgtgcaaagatcctggcaactcctacctggtagaatttagcacgattCGAgcaaacatctgacaaagatgtggcaggaagcgtgcagagatcttggccgtacattctTGGCTGGATTCCggctaaaagtgagcagcatcggttagtttaaccgcttctgtcagaaacggttgtttcATTTGAGCGATTTTTTTGCCACAATTCTcacacaaatcgcgcaaaatactGACAAAAACGCTACCAGAATCAATTTCGCTtagctcaacttttgctaactttctgcgtCGCACAGTGACTGGGTATGATTGTCTCGTTTTTTATCTCTGCAATTTCAATGTAAGAAAATAATAgttttgttccagtacatggaagttactccctgttgctccggagcaaaaaattcttgctccttttcactccagtttgccaccagaagaagaaaaaagagaagaagataaTACTGGAACGATTTTCTTTCTgatgtttgctccggagtacttccagtttctcctggtactggaacaaacctaatgttGAAAAGAGAAATAACGAGCCACTATTGAGAGAATTAAAGATTATTGCATTGATAGATTAGAGTGTATTTGGGATATGTTTTCGTACTCTACTTAAACATAAGTTTACGTTGAGGTCCCATAGTCTTAATAAAGAAGCAAAGATCGCGTCCTGAGGTAACAGTTAAAGCAACAGTTTTTCGTTGGTTAAAGCCCCCAATAGGAGCAGTCAACGATAACACCTGGAAAACTGGAATATTGTTGTCTCAATTGGTCAGAAGAGATCACCCGTTACCCCCCAAGCAGTATCCGAACAGAATTTTACAacagcatttaccctacaaacaatcataaaacaataaatattataattattaCTTTTTCAACATTGCTTGATGCAGAGTTCTCACAgtacatttaaaataaaatttctgtaacaatcaattttactggtcagcaaaaaactgatacagtaaatccacattaaattttactgttctcaaaaaaaaatatttggagaaaaagcgattttttcaatgttaagatacataaacACCCTCTTTTACATTGAATTGTACTgtagaaacgttaaagtttattgtatttgtattgtagcataacactagagcttactgtaaattattgtaaaattactgtactgtcacaatgaaaatcatggttttgttattgtacatttctattcggggtGCCCCATAAAAACCCGACGAAATCGGGTGCTTcgggcacagactaacagacataacactatgaggaaattcccttaaaaaacatcgatccaacaattttcccagaacactagctctaCCTTTTATCCACGGTCCCTAACActtatttactggtgggttacccctcaggtttgggaacgaTTTTTCACTGGTGtttatcccccatatgcttgttcatatgtcactGCGCCATAATTTCAACTACAAACCCCCATAAGAGTCGGTGCAATAATCGACCGATTAATTGATGGTATAGTCGGTCGATTGTGGTTTTTCTATGGGGTAGCTGTAGAAAGACAGCAGCCTATTTAGTAGGTGGAAAAGTCAGGgggattttaaaaaaaattccgtcCCAGATTCAGCTTGAGAAAGTCCATACAAATTTTTCTGAAACATTGTTCCGTGAACCGTATCCATCAAGGCACCCCTCGAACGAATACCTTCGGAAAAGTACAAAAACATCGAACCACACCTGTCAATATTTCGCGTAAACATCGCCAATTAACCTGATGGCAACTCTTCCGTGGAATCGTCGAAGAAGCAGCAACAAAAATCACACTCTCTCGTTCACTCCAAATCTTTTTTCTCGGTTCGATCGTTCCTTCACCGTCGCTGACGGTTCAGAACTGTTTGAGACTTTAACCGAGACGTTTCTCCTGTTCGTAGTACTCGCGATAGAAATTTTTTGCGTGTGTATCACCTCTCTATTACCCCGAAAAAAGAAAATCAGCAGGACTCGAATCGGCGAaaagtgtctgtgtgtgtgtgggtagaTTCGTGTAACTAGGACTCGTTTTCTGcggttttttttctcgtttctgTGCGCTATTCGGACACAAAATAGCAGCACCGTTTCGTCGGTCGCGTGTTTTTCGTTCCCGAAAAGAACCGTGTGTATAGTGTGATGGTGGTGAAATTTTCTCGTATCCCAACTGTGACGTGAGCTTTCAAGGCCGCCACCTCCTCCAGGTTTTCGGGTGGAAGCCATATTTTTTGACAGGAAAACGAATCCAAAACGTGTGAAGGAAAATTTTCGCTTCTATCTGCAGCAGGCAGGCAGCATTCATTGAGTAAAATTGGTCATCACGAAGAGGAACCGGACTGTCGGTCGATAGGCTGGTTGGATGGCCGGGGCTGGTGCGGCGAGGCAAGGGAACAAGTAGAAAATTTCGGTGTGTGGCGTTTTCGTTGCTTTTTTTGTTCTGGTAGTGTTCTGTGTTCTACATAAACGAAGTGGTGTCTTGGATCGCCTCTTGCGGGCAAAGAAGTTGCGGTGTGTTTGTGTGAGTTTTTCTCGAGCGAGCTCGCTCGTACTGTGAATTGCGATACAGGAAGGAAGGAATAAGAAGGAAGAATACTGCCAGTGTTGGTGCTGCTGTTCGTTCGTTTCTTCCATCGCACGCAGAGAAAATCTGCTGCGGTGTGTTGTCAAAACAGAACGGGAAGAAGAAACGTCTGAAAGAGACAGGTACGTAAGTGTTGCCAGATTTGtaatgttttaattgttttttgtTCAAGTTACAGGTGTTTTGAAATGTACGAAATTGAAACATGGATATTCAACTACATTTATGGAACTTattttaaactattaaaagtcttatagAGATGAGGAAGTTACTTAGAATTTCCTTTTgaatgacaatttttttatgTGGTATAAAAATACACTCATCAGATGGGTCATTGCATGTGACTGCGTTACGTGTGCGACTTATTTTTGCACTTTTTCCACTTCGAGTTGGTTCCATGTGGTGATATAGGCCAGGGCCGACTAGTGTGACTTCATAGGACAATCAGTGTGACGAGCCCTCCCAGGTCATCGGGTATTACTGTCATAGTGTTACGTTAGGTTCTGACCTATGTCATTTTAGTTTAACAGTTGGGGTaggaacctgactcagtttggCTTCAAGTGAAAACGACCGTCATATAACGAAAAGTGCCAAtctaaatttaaacaaaaccaTGTATTCGTTGTCACCATCCCCATCACGATTTACGAAATGATTCGAGATACATCTACTCTAGTTAATGGTTCAAAGTAACTAATGACTAAAAAAAACCATAGAGCAATAATTCCACATTCGAAGTGATAAATTTCCGTACGATAATACAGCTGACGACGACAGTACGTCCAATTCCAGCAAGGCACACGACGAACACGCTGGTTTCTCCGGTGAATCTGTTGGCGATCATATGTAGAAACAACCGGTGGTGTTAGAAACAGCAAACCGACCAACCACGCGGTGTCTTATATCTGAACGAGAAACCTTCTCCGAATTCGAAGCTATTTTTCAAGCAATCGATGCCCCAAAAACGCGAACACTACAACGAGTGCGCACCTGAAAAGAAGAACCCGAAACAGTCtaccttgtagtttttttttcctttttgcttttctttACCTTTGGTTGCTTCATCAATTCTCCACATCGAACTTCAAGTCTAATAGAACTATTTCGTGCTAAACTCCACAACCGGGGAGCAGACGGGACACACGGGAAGAAGGGTACTTGCGAtggcgaaaaaaaaacttgctgaTTCGGAGCAGGAGAACGCGAACTCGACCGGCTGATTCCGCGCTGAGGTTACATTCTTTGTCGAACACCAACACCAATACCACCACCATCATCGTCGTTGAATCGAACTTTGCGGTTCAGAACATTATTTTTCGATATAATTTAATTGGATGTTTTTTCGTTTGTTATTCGCTCCCGCATGAATTTCGCCCCTTTGCCCGAGGGCTTGCGTTTGTTTGTCTGTACGAGTGACGGACAGGGTGAGTCGGCAAGTTTGGAACAGTTCCGCGTGGGGATCTGATAAGAATCCAAATTAGATACTCAAAGTTAGGAGATTTATTAGAATTATAGTAGTTTACTGACCGGGTTGAATGTTTCAGTATAAGAATCTCggaaatcaaaaaaattgaGCACGTGGAGCAATCTTGTTGCTGATATTCACGTTTTAAGGAttc is part of the Topomyia yanbarensis strain Yona2022 chromosome 1, ASM3024719v1, whole genome shotgun sequence genome and encodes:
- the LOC131689531 gene encoding uncharacterized protein LOC131689531, which gives rise to MTVTVSLSDEKPPFGGTIPVPEPHPNLVRCSGINNGNLKSKFVILQLVQIVLGILALVLVRSPFHENPMFACGFMFFAFNTSLLSAAILWDGLNEGKLRQRFGLVPEVWNTGVLYYTGIVGLLYYVGSYGMCAMFIGSYYPVMYLLSGVFGMLACYSYAYHWWLQYKGRLMAARAQDATTNHLSSGKQDQAIPGTDFVQF